One region of Haloprofundus salilacus genomic DNA includes:
- a CDS encoding methyltransferase domain-containing protein: MILLVHGDREYLRGPGDELQTDLGVLTVPEDVSPGDVLETHLSEEFLVRAPRGPDLFNHFERTGAPMMPRDVGLIVGHTGAAAGDRVLDAGTGTGVLSAYLARLGAEVTTFERDPGFADVARENMDLAGVSDRVDVRTGDLTQELDSLSGFDLLTLDTGDAPDVVARAPDLLVSGGFVAVYSPFVENSRETVRTAREVGLSGVETLETIQRRMDFGDRGSRPSTAGVGHTGYLTFARNE; the protein is encoded by the coding sequence GTGATACTCCTCGTCCACGGCGACCGCGAGTATCTTCGCGGCCCCGGTGACGAACTGCAGACGGACCTCGGCGTGCTCACCGTCCCCGAGGACGTCTCGCCGGGCGACGTGCTGGAGACGCATCTCAGCGAGGAGTTCCTCGTCCGCGCCCCGCGTGGTCCCGACCTGTTCAACCACTTCGAGCGCACCGGCGCACCGATGATGCCACGCGACGTCGGTCTCATCGTCGGCCACACCGGCGCGGCAGCGGGCGACCGCGTGCTCGACGCCGGAACCGGAACGGGCGTGCTCTCGGCGTATCTCGCCCGCCTCGGCGCGGAAGTCACGACGTTCGAGCGTGACCCCGGCTTCGCCGACGTCGCCCGCGAGAACATGGACCTCGCCGGCGTTTCCGACCGCGTCGACGTGCGAACCGGCGACCTGACGCAGGAACTCGATTCGCTCTCCGGATTCGACCTCCTAACGCTCGACACCGGCGACGCGCCCGATGTCGTCGCCCGCGCGCCAGACCTGCTCGTCTCCGGCGGATTCGTCGCCGTCTACTCGCCGTTCGTCGAGAATTCCCGAGAGACGGTGCGAACCGCCCGCGAAGTCGGTCTCTCGGGCGTCGAAACGCTCGAAACCATCCAGCGGCGGATGGACTTCGGCGACCGCGGGTCGCGGCCGTCGACGGCGGGCGTCGGACACACGGGCTACCTGACGTTCGCGCGCAACGAGTAG
- a CDS encoding DsrE family protein encodes MKIGGTLSVRETHPFADRPLSTSVIKASPQVRSTEMDSEHTRRRVLELAGVGTGLALAGCVGGASDTPASNGDAASPTPDPTESPDKPETETETPDPTMSTVFHFTADESHQEHALGNVRNLLADDTVDLDDVVLLVNGSGFKLVLEEQTEHAEKLRELLDQGVSICACENSMERFSATEDDLVDGVETVPSGVGELTKLQAGEGYAYIKTP; translated from the coding sequence ATGAAGATAGGCGGTACCTTAAGCGTTCGAGAGACGCACCCGTTCGCCGACCGCCCGCTTAGCACCTCGGTAATAAAGGCCTCACCGCAGGTTCGGTCGACCGAGATGGATTCGGAGCACACCCGGAGACGAGTCCTCGAACTCGCCGGCGTCGGCACCGGCCTCGCGCTCGCGGGCTGCGTCGGCGGCGCTTCCGACACCCCGGCGTCAAACGGCGACGCCGCGTCGCCGACGCCCGACCCGACCGAATCGCCCGACAAACCAGAGACAGAAACCGAAACTCCTGACCCGACCATGAGCACCGTCTTTCACTTCACCGCCGACGAATCGCACCAGGAACACGCACTCGGAAACGTGAGAAACCTCCTCGCCGACGACACCGTCGACCTCGACGACGTCGTCCTCCTCGTCAACGGCTCCGGGTTCAAACTCGTCCTCGAAGAACAGACCGAACACGCAGAGAAACTGCGCGAACTCCTCGACCAAGGGGTGTCAATTTGCGCCTGTGAGAACTCGATGGAACGGTTCAGCGCGACGGAAGACGACCTCGTCGACGGCGTCGAGACGGTTCCCTCCGGCGTCGGCGAACTAACGAAACTGCAGGCTGGCGAGGGGTACGCCTACATCAAAACGCCGTAA
- a CDS encoding transcription factor S → MEFCDECGSMMQTQGDNWVCTKCGHEKLRDEAKEQAMVTTQAQEESEIIESEGGTSGLPTTTAHCPDCGNDTAYWYMQQIRSADESETRFFVCTECEHKWREDDH, encoded by the coding sequence ATGGAGTTCTGCGACGAATGCGGTTCGATGATGCAGACGCAAGGCGACAACTGGGTCTGTACGAAGTGCGGCCACGAAAAACTACGCGACGAGGCCAAAGAGCAGGCGATGGTGACGACGCAAGCTCAAGAGGAGTCGGAAATTATCGAGTCCGAGGGCGGCACGAGCGGCCTGCCGACGACGACGGCGCACTGCCCCGACTGCGGCAACGACACCGCCTACTGGTACATGCAGCAGATTCGCTCGGCCGACGAGTCCGAGACGCGCTTTTTCGTCTGTACCGAGTGCGAGCACAAGTGGCGCGAAGACGACCACTGA
- a CDS encoding creatininase family protein, whose amino-acid sequence MYVADRTWPELGEYVAKQSLAVVPLGSTEQHGPHLPLATDHLIAESLARAATERTGHLCTPTIDIGVSPHHRQFHGTMWVDPPAFRDYVESLTRNLTYHGIDRVVYVNAHGGNTVHLREVGRRLRDDGAGYAIEWMWDESIPDLVSDLFEHNGPHGGPKETAMIMHIARELVRDDELESARGGGVRSLADANPRKFGARTFYDAADNTENGVLGDQTDATPEKGAELFEAATDQLVRLLEWLDAQPFEALLPKPHVDPQPGSRR is encoded by the coding sequence ATGTACGTCGCCGACCGGACGTGGCCGGAACTCGGAGAGTACGTCGCCAAACAGTCGCTCGCGGTCGTGCCGCTCGGTTCGACCGAGCAGCATGGGCCACACCTCCCGCTCGCGACCGACCACCTCATCGCCGAGTCGCTGGCGCGCGCGGCGACGGAACGGACGGGCCACCTCTGCACGCCGACGATTGATATCGGCGTCAGCCCCCACCACCGCCAGTTCCACGGGACGATGTGGGTCGACCCGCCCGCCTTCCGCGACTACGTCGAGAGCCTCACGCGCAACCTGACGTACCACGGCATCGACCGGGTCGTCTACGTCAACGCCCACGGCGGCAACACCGTCCACTTGCGCGAGGTAGGGCGTCGTCTCCGCGACGACGGCGCGGGTTACGCCATCGAGTGGATGTGGGACGAGTCGATTCCGGATCTCGTGAGCGATCTGTTCGAGCACAACGGCCCCCACGGCGGGCCGAAGGAGACGGCGATGATTATGCACATCGCCCGTGAGTTGGTTCGTGACGACGAACTCGAATCGGCGCGCGGCGGCGGCGTGCGGAGTCTGGCCGACGCCAACCCCCGAAAGTTCGGCGCACGCACCTTCTACGACGCGGCCGACAATACCGAAAACGGCGTGCTCGGCGACCAGACGGACGCGACGCCGGAGAAAGGTGCGGAACTGTTCGAGGCGGCGACTGACCAACTCGTCCGCCTGTTGGAGTGGCTCGACGCGCAGCCGTTCGAGGCGCTGCTGCCGAAACCGCACGTCGACCCGCAACCGGGGAGTCGTCGCTGA
- a CDS encoding uS10/mL48 family ribosomal protein yields MTFVTKLTFESGDRTVLDDVVSELKRMLERKGAECKGPHSSPPERLSVPQYRTLGRGREFSPWSYTMYTRRLEIHGADQIARSVAERQFPDSVHVEIEIEQKKPLGHRQR; encoded by the coding sequence ATGACTTTTGTAACCAAGCTCACTTTCGAAAGTGGAGACCGGACCGTGCTCGACGACGTGGTCTCGGAGCTCAAACGGATGCTCGAACGGAAAGGCGCGGAGTGCAAAGGACCGCACTCGTCGCCACCGGAACGACTCAGCGTCCCGCAGTACCGGACGTTGGGGCGCGGCCGGGAGTTTTCGCCGTGGTCGTACACGATGTACACGCGTCGCCTCGAAATCCACGGCGCAGACCAGATCGCCCGCAGCGTCGCCGAACGCCAGTTCCCCGACAGCGTCCACGTCGAAATCGAAATCGAACAGAAGAAACCGCTCGGCCACCGGCAGCGGTAG
- a CDS encoding DUF5787 family protein — protein sequence MSYPADSEFVFELLTCRWAERAWPPDGDRTSALVVARQLGTKRRRWDTVVVEADPEGLAARAAFGADELDSDLLHVVRHAPAEWTWYRDTLPHPGYPWRYVLAAIHRAAARGVVEKRRNGRRIEIRRIAPYPDWVRRIVAVENKPDLDASAARALSGQLEHDVEAALADEVWLATATTGAAVEPALLEDIPVDVGILALDFSEGVTADAGEVAWYPSSLSPETDESGETDETDDRTDRVETRLRLAERAYGRGWRSYHETMRPDCRFFELRRAGDALLPWCAAKKRHQTAAECSGSCTSFQPEPPQWRTKGWPVEGGPGKGIKRLLERRRERVRERSASE from the coding sequence GTGAGCTATCCGGCCGACTCGGAGTTCGTCTTCGAACTGCTGACCTGCCGGTGGGCCGAGCGCGCGTGGCCGCCCGACGGCGACAGAACATCAGCGCTCGTCGTCGCGCGACAACTCGGTACGAAGCGGCGCCGCTGGGACACTGTCGTCGTCGAGGCCGACCCCGAGGGGCTGGCCGCGCGCGCGGCGTTCGGCGCGGACGAACTCGACTCCGACCTGCTGCACGTCGTCCGACATGCTCCCGCCGAGTGGACCTGGTACCGCGACACGCTGCCACACCCGGGCTACCCGTGGCGCTACGTCCTCGCCGCGATTCACCGCGCCGCCGCCCGCGGCGTCGTCGAAAAGCGACGAAACGGAAGACGGATCGAGATTCGCCGAATCGCACCCTACCCCGACTGGGTTCGGCGCATCGTCGCCGTCGAGAACAAACCGGATCTGGACGCCAGCGCCGCGCGAGCGCTCTCGGGACAGTTAGAACACGACGTGGAGGCGGCGTTGGCCGACGAGGTGTGGCTGGCGACGGCGACGACCGGAGCGGCGGTCGAACCGGCGCTGCTCGAAGATATCCCCGTCGACGTCGGCATCCTCGCGCTCGACTTCTCCGAGGGCGTCACCGCCGACGCGGGCGAGGTGGCGTGGTACCCGAGTTCGCTGTCGCCGGAGACCGATGAGAGCGGTGAGACCGACGAGACCGACGACCGCACCGACCGCGTGGAGACGCGCCTGCGACTCGCCGAGCGGGCGTACGGCCGCGGCTGGCGGTCGTACCACGAGACGATGCGACCGGACTGCCGGTTCTTCGAACTTCGGCGCGCGGGCGACGCGCTCCTCCCGTGGTGCGCGGCGAAGAAACGCCATCAGACCGCCGCCGAGTGTTCGGGGTCGTGCACCTCGTTCCAACCCGAACCCCCGCAGTGGCGGACGAAAGGGTGGCCCGTCGAAGGAGGGCCGGGAAAGGGAATCAAACGACTGCTCGAACGGCGACGCGAACGCGTCCGCGAGCGGTCGGCCTCCGAGTGA
- a CDS encoding DUF4397 domain-containing protein produces the protein MPDSRRRTFLRASGVALLAAVAGCGDSLAEDEIQPSSGEPTADAASTATDAPTDASTDASTDGPASTDGGANLRVIHAVPDAPNFDVVIFGDAALKDETFRQVSQYLYLGAEQTDLKLVATGGAGNVLFDESLDLDVASYTGVALGEQGSDTNRDLQFRLFEENLSLPDEGSARLRFVNAAPDSSGLQVVAADGDETVFDGVGYGRAATTTLSAGMHQLEVRPADGGDAVTTTEVRLDSRGVYSAFGMGYVDPSDAPTDAPFEVTLTEDGD, from the coding sequence ATGCCCGACTCACGTCGCCGGACGTTTCTGCGAGCCAGCGGCGTCGCCCTCCTCGCCGCGGTCGCTGGCTGCGGCGACAGCCTCGCCGAAGACGAGATACAGCCCTCCAGCGGCGAACCGACCGCGGACGCCGCGTCGACGGCTACCGACGCTCCGACCGACGCTTCGACCGACGCTTCGACCGACGGCCCGGCGTCGACCGACGGCGGCGCGAACCTCCGCGTCATCCACGCGGTTCCCGACGCGCCGAACTTCGACGTGGTCATCTTCGGCGACGCAGCGTTGAAAGACGAAACGTTTCGGCAGGTGAGCCAGTACCTCTACCTCGGCGCCGAGCAGACCGATCTAAAACTCGTCGCCACCGGTGGCGCGGGCAATGTCCTGTTCGACGAGTCGCTCGATTTGGACGTCGCGAGTTACACCGGCGTCGCCCTTGGCGAACAAGGCTCCGACACCAACAGGGACCTCCAGTTTCGGCTGTTCGAGGAGAACCTCTCGCTTCCCGACGAGGGGAGCGCCCGCCTCCGGTTCGTCAACGCCGCCCCCGACAGCAGCGGCCTGCAGGTCGTCGCCGCCGACGGCGACGAGACGGTGTTCGACGGAGTCGGCTACGGAAGGGCCGCGACCACGACGCTCTCGGCCGGGATGCACCAACTCGAAGTCCGCCCGGCGGACGGCGGCGACGCGGTGACGACGACCGAGGTGAGACTCGACAGTCGCGGCGTCTACTCCGCCTTCGGGATGGGATACGTGGACCCGAGCGACGCTCCGACGGACGCGCCGTTCGAGGTCACGCTCACCGAAGACGGCGATTGA
- a CDS encoding enoyl-CoA hydratase/isomerase family protein has protein sequence MAETVLLDIDADDVATITVNRPDRLNALNVETLEALEDALDEAEAADAHVVVLTGAGEKAFVAGADISYMKELSVPEAQAYAELGHHVAERLETFPAPVIAAINGYAFGGGCELALACDLRVASERAVIGQTEIDLGITPGWGGSQRLPRLVGDELARRMIFFGDRIDATDAHEHGLVGEVVAHDELDDVVSEHAADLAAKPKFALQTAKETINAVHEEPQGAGLVYERRAWSGLFGTHDQREGMDAFLDKRDPEFE, from the coding sequence ATGGCGGAAACCGTACTCCTCGACATCGACGCCGACGACGTGGCGACCATCACCGTCAACCGACCGGACCGGCTTAACGCGCTCAACGTCGAGACGCTCGAAGCGCTCGAAGACGCCCTCGACGAGGCCGAGGCGGCCGACGCGCACGTCGTCGTCCTCACCGGCGCGGGTGAGAAAGCGTTCGTCGCGGGGGCAGACATCTCGTACATGAAGGAACTCTCGGTGCCGGAGGCGCAGGCCTACGCCGAACTCGGCCACCACGTCGCCGAGCGCCTCGAAACGTTCCCCGCGCCCGTCATCGCCGCGATCAACGGATACGCCTTCGGCGGCGGCTGCGAACTCGCGCTCGCCTGCGACCTCCGCGTCGCGTCCGAACGGGCGGTCATCGGGCAGACCGAGATCGATCTCGGCATCACGCCCGGCTGGGGCGGGAGCCAGCGACTGCCGCGACTCGTCGGCGACGAACTCGCCCGGCGGATGATCTTCTTCGGCGACCGAATCGACGCCACCGACGCCCACGAACACGGTCTCGTCGGGGAAGTCGTCGCCCACGACGAACTCGACGACGTCGTCTCCGAACACGCCGCCGACCTCGCCGCGAAACCGAAGTTCGCGCTACAGACGGCCAAGGAGACGATCAACGCCGTCCACGAGGAACCGCAGGGCGCTGGTCTCGTCTACGAGCGCCGGGCGTGGAGCGGACTGTTCGGCACCCACGACCAGCGCGAGGGGATGGACGCGTTTCTCGACAAGCGCGACCCCGAGTTCGAGTAG
- a CDS encoding DUF7513 family protein, whose translation MSLLGKYLKGWGLRTTHPTFEAGQELSAFLTGYEDGVAVARIGDTRIRVPDAPSGMVDSRVRLRVTSFDSSEHVGEAEFVEKVGDSAF comes from the coding sequence ATGAGCCTCCTAGGCAAATACCTGAAAGGATGGGGGCTCCGGACGACCCACCCGACGTTCGAGGCGGGTCAAGAGCTCTCGGCGTTTCTCACGGGCTACGAAGACGGCGTCGCCGTCGCCCGCATCGGCGACACGCGCATCCGCGTCCCCGACGCGCCGAGCGGGATGGTCGACAGCCGCGTCCGACTCCGAGTCACGTCGTTCGATTCGAGCGAACACGTCGGCGAGGCGGAGTTCGTAGAGAAGGTCGGCGACAGCGCGTTCTGA
- a CDS encoding DUF5797 family protein, which translates to MTLSDEDKERLADVVKLQPTKNKELQDRWDLDSGSEVHRYLEGTLKEYYYRDENSLIRATTEAAELLGIEPPVEDDRDEGAPSTLRVPELESQVFEVVAGPNERSESVVSVLNKLRETFDVDPEAADVRRALQSLKRKGVVEVVYRTVPTFKLIVERDDVDVEVV; encoded by the coding sequence ATGACCCTCTCGGACGAGGACAAAGAGCGGTTGGCGGACGTGGTGAAACTCCAACCGACGAAGAACAAAGAACTGCAGGACCGCTGGGACCTCGACAGCGGCAGCGAGGTCCACCGCTACCTCGAAGGCACGCTCAAGGAGTACTACTACCGCGACGAGAACAGCCTCATCCGGGCGACGACGGAGGCCGCGGAGCTGCTCGGCATCGAACCGCCGGTCGAGGACGACCGCGACGAGGGCGCGCCGAGCACTCTTCGCGTCCCAGAACTGGAGTCGCAAGTGTTCGAGGTCGTCGCCGGGCCGAACGAACGCTCCGAGAGCGTCGTCAGCGTGCTGAACAAACTTCGCGAGACGTTCGACGTCGACCCCGAGGCCGCCGACGTTCGCCGCGCGCTCCAGAGCCTGAAGCGGAAGGGCGTCGTCGAGGTTGTCTACCGGACCGTGCCGACGTTCAAACTCATCGTCGAACGCGACGACGTCGACGTGGAAGTGGTCTAA
- a CDS encoding bis(5'-nucleosyl)-tetraphosphatase has protein sequence MTVEAVSAGAILFRDTRGRREYLLLKSRPGDWEFPKGGVEGDEELQQTAIREIGEEAGIDDFRLVDGFRREYDYVFEAGGKTIHKTVHLFIARSFEASAELSSEHRDLQWRDYEQAINTITQDGPREILEEAHNYLNELADENGDDPGRRYLA, from the coding sequence ATGACGGTCGAAGCGGTCAGTGCTGGAGCCATCCTCTTCCGCGACACCCGCGGCCGACGGGAGTATCTGCTCCTGAAGAGCCGACCCGGGGACTGGGAGTTCCCGAAAGGCGGGGTCGAAGGCGATGAGGAACTACAGCAGACGGCGATCAGAGAGATCGGAGAGGAGGCGGGCATCGACGACTTCCGCCTCGTCGACGGGTTCCGTAGAGAGTACGACTACGTGTTCGAAGCCGGTGGCAAGACCATCCACAAGACGGTCCACCTGTTCATCGCGCGCTCCTTCGAGGCGAGCGCCGAACTGTCGAGCGAACACCGCGACCTGCAGTGGCGCGACTACGAGCAGGCTATCAACACCATCACGCAAGACGGCCCGCGCGAGATTCTCGAGGAGGCACACAACTACCTCAACGAACTCGCCGACGAGAACGGCGACGACCCCGGGCGGCGATACCTCGCCTGA
- a CDS encoding peptide ABC transporter ATP-binding protein, translating into MTGTRRPLDVTAELTLTIEDEDIRVVGFGDLVVVDTPSLGGAFALLQGTKRLPTDQFGADVRAADVTVDVRVDGVSIARLGPGVRPGYLSRKLGVAPARLSLGGAALALLRRTRP; encoded by the coding sequence GTGACCGGCACCCGCCGCCCGCTGGACGTCACGGCCGAACTGACGCTCACCATCGAGGACGAGGATATCCGCGTCGTCGGCTTCGGCGACCTCGTCGTCGTCGATACCCCGTCGCTCGGTGGGGCGTTCGCGCTCCTGCAGGGGACGAAGCGACTGCCGACCGATCAGTTCGGCGCGGACGTTCGCGCCGCGGACGTGACCGTCGACGTGCGCGTCGACGGCGTGAGCATCGCCCGCCTCGGTCCGGGCGTCCGACCAGGCTACCTCTCGCGTAAACTCGGCGTCGCCCCCGCCCGACTCTCGCTCGGCGGCGCAGCGTTGGCGCTGCTCCGCAGGACGCGTCCGTAG
- a CDS encoding nascent polypeptide-associated complex protein, which produces MFGGGGMNPRKMKQMMKQMGIDVSEIDAEEVIIRTADEELVFSDAQVTQMDAQGQQTYQIVGEPESRALGPGDTAGASGARSEDTVDVDAAGEAGGEADGEEIPDSDVEIVATRAGASEEEAREALEAENGDLASAISRLE; this is translated from the coding sequence ATGTTTGGTGGCGGCGGTATGAACCCGCGGAAGATGAAGCAGATGATGAAGCAGATGGGCATCGACGTCTCCGAAATCGACGCCGAGGAGGTCATCATCCGAACAGCAGACGAAGAACTCGTCTTCAGCGACGCGCAGGTGACGCAGATGGACGCACAGGGACAGCAGACGTACCAGATCGTCGGCGAACCCGAGTCCCGAGCGCTTGGCCCGGGTGACACCGCAGGTGCGAGCGGCGCCCGTTCCGAGGATACCGTGGACGTCGACGCAGCGGGCGAGGCGGGCGGTGAGGCGGACGGCGAGGAGATCCCCGACTCGGACGTCGAAATCGTCGCGACGCGCGCCGGCGCGAGCGAGGAGGAGGCCCGAGAGGCGCTCGAAGCCGAAAACGGTGACCTCGCCTCGGCGATCTCGCGCCTGGAGTGA
- a CDS encoding right-handed parallel beta-helix repeat-containing protein, with protein MEDDGDDGGRSGGSDGSGSPNTETDAPEDDRPAEPVDVTAFGAVGDGEADDGPALQTALDAVADRGGGTVSLPPGTYRHRRSLLYGSNLVVAGHGATLLFDPPDPDATALVPRSYGGGDPVRHVVVDGLTLTTADPARGNGIGVAHAEDVTVRDCRGERLRWHLVDVAGGKDVLVRNCYAVGLRSAAYQADNLTEYGGLVVAPPEGPVENAVVDGSANENVAIVHNVAEDCTRGVHLHRSGGHDLSVEQNKIRRCTDVGILGDDGTDWHDVRVSGNIVEGTPTSTGIRLDGRYRNISVENNTVRNHGGDGITVHPGGHGASKEVDSSVDEAVAEGVSVSDNTIERVGGAGIALRRASGEVADNYVYDVGLAGEERGEPRTGDDGSNEGREDGSLVGRPVHEPSGVVVERGDGVTVTDNVCRNVAGVGFVVRGGRNVAVTANELFGFEVGVLAVSDPVPTARIRVAGNTLEGRSESRCGIRLRGGFDHRLDGNDCRRVARGVELLGVRRAFFRDTDVVGDGGDVGYRLDNCEELRFRDNDADGFERATVLSGSSDVEGQLPHADVRVDSDCADVTLMFPGRAPPTEGRFDAGSRIRNVEPSPGGPMGWVCVDGGDPGTWHAFGRIDDDPA; from the coding sequence ATGGAAGACGACGGCGACGATGGCGGTCGCTCTGGTGGCTCCGATGGCTCCGGCAGTCCGAACACGGAGACCGACGCACCCGAAGACGACCGTCCCGCGGAGCCGGTCGACGTTACGGCGTTCGGCGCGGTCGGCGACGGCGAGGCCGACGACGGACCCGCGCTGCAGACCGCGCTCGACGCGGTCGCCGACCGCGGCGGCGGCACCGTCTCGCTCCCGCCGGGGACGTACCGCCACCGTCGGTCCCTGCTGTACGGGTCGAATCTGGTCGTCGCCGGACACGGCGCGACGCTGCTGTTCGACCCGCCAGACCCCGACGCGACGGCGCTCGTCCCCCGAAGCTACGGTGGCGGCGACCCGGTCAGACACGTCGTCGTCGACGGATTGACGCTTACCACCGCCGACCCCGCGAGGGGGAACGGCATCGGCGTTGCCCACGCCGAAGACGTCACCGTCCGCGACTGCCGCGGCGAGCGACTCCGGTGGCACCTCGTCGACGTTGCGGGCGGCAAAGACGTACTCGTGCGAAACTGCTACGCCGTCGGCCTCCGGTCGGCCGCCTACCAGGCGGACAACCTCACCGAGTACGGCGGCCTCGTCGTCGCCCCGCCGGAGGGACCGGTCGAAAACGCCGTCGTCGACGGGTCGGCCAACGAGAACGTCGCTATCGTTCACAACGTCGCCGAGGACTGCACGCGCGGCGTCCACCTCCACCGAAGCGGCGGCCATGACCTCTCGGTCGAACAGAACAAAATTCGCCGCTGCACCGACGTGGGCATCCTCGGCGACGACGGCACCGACTGGCACGACGTGCGCGTGAGCGGCAACATCGTCGAGGGAACCCCGACGTCGACGGGCATCCGTCTCGACGGTCGCTACCGAAACATCTCTGTCGAGAACAACACGGTCCGGAACCACGGCGGCGACGGCATCACCGTCCACCCCGGCGGCCATGGAGCGTCGAAGGAGGTCGATTCTTCCGTCGACGAGGCCGTCGCCGAGGGCGTCAGCGTCTCCGACAATACCATCGAACGCGTCGGCGGGGCCGGCATCGCGCTCCGCCGGGCGTCGGGTGAGGTTGCCGACAACTACGTCTACGACGTCGGACTCGCGGGCGAGGAGCGGGGCGAACCCCGAACAGGCGACGACGGATCGAACGAAGGTCGCGAGGACGGGAGCCTCGTGGGTCGGCCGGTCCACGAACCGTCGGGCGTCGTCGTCGAGCGCGGCGACGGCGTCACCGTCACCGACAACGTCTGTCGCAACGTCGCAGGCGTCGGGTTCGTCGTCCGCGGCGGCCGCAACGTCGCGGTCACGGCGAACGAACTGTTCGGGTTCGAGGTCGGCGTTCTCGCCGTCTCTGACCCCGTCCCGACCGCCCGGATACGAGTGGCGGGCAACACCCTCGAAGGCCGCTCGGAGTCGCGGTGCGGCATCCGCCTCCGGGGCGGTTTCGACCACCGACTCGACGGCAACGACTGCCGGCGGGTCGCCCGCGGCGTCGAACTGCTCGGCGTCCGGCGCGCGTTCTTTCGGGACACCGACGTCGTCGGCGACGGGGGCGACGTCGGCTACCGACTCGACAACTGCGAGGAACTCCGTTTCCGCGACAACGACGCCGACGGCTTCGAGCGGGCGACGGTGCTCTCGGGGTCGAGCGACGTCGAGGGGCAACTGCCGCACGCCGACGTTCGCGTCGACTCCGACTGCGCCGACGTGACGCTGATGTTTCCCGGTCGCGCGCCGCCGACCGAGGGGCGCTTCGACGCCGGGAGTCGCATCCGGAACGTGGAGCCGTCGCCGGGCGGGCCGATGGGGTGGGTCTGCGTCGACGGCGGCGACCCCGGCACGTGGCACGCGTTCGGCCGAATCGACGACGACCCGGCGTGA